The Treponema medium genome has a window encoding:
- the rpsJ gene encoding 30S ribosomal protein S10, which translates to MAKEKIRVKLRGFDVELVDQSSKAIVQAVQRVGAKVLGPVPLPTRINKFTVLRSPHVNKKSREQFEMRTHKRLIDIIEPSAEVMNALMALELSAGVDVEIKQ; encoded by the coding sequence ATGGCTAAGGAAAAGATTCGCGTTAAGCTTCGCGGATTTGATGTTGAGTTGGTTGATCAAAGTTCTAAAGCAATTGTGCAAGCTGTGCAGAGGGTTGGGGCGAAGGTGTTGGGGCCTGTTCCGCTTCCTACGCGCATTAATAAATTTACCGTGCTTCGCTCTCCGCATGTAAATAAAAAGTCGCGTGAGCAGTTTGAAATGCGGACGCACAAACGATTGATCGATATTATTGAACCTTCTGCAGAAGTGATGAATGCTTTAATGGCATTGGAGCTTTCAGCAGGGGTTGATGTAGAAATTAAACAATAA
- the tuf gene encoding elongation factor Tu → MAKEKFERTKVHMNVGTIGHVDHGKTTLSAAITTHCAKKYGDKLLKYDEIDNAPEEKARGITINTRHLEYQSDKRHYAHIDCPGHADYVKNMITGAAQMDGAILVVSAPDSVMPQTKEHILLARQVGVPSIIVFLNKVDLVDDPELIELVEEEIRETLESYGFPRDTPIIKGSAFKALADGASVEDTACIDELLETMDNYFADPVRDDAKPFLMPIEDIFTISGRGTVVTGRIERGVINLNDEVEIVGIKPTKKTVITGIEMFNKLLDQGMAGDNVGLLLRGVDKKEVERGQVLAKPGSIQPHTKFEAQIYVLSKDEGGRHSPFFSGYRPQFYFRTTDITGTVTLPEGVDMVKPGDNTKIIGELIHPIAMDKGLKLAIREGGRTIASGQVTEILA, encoded by the coding sequence ATGGCAAAGGAAAAGTTCGAGAGAACAAAAGTTCACATGAATGTTGGTACCATCGGTCACGTTGACCATGGTAAAACAACTCTTTCGGCAGCGATCACTACTCATTGTGCAAAGAAGTATGGTGATAAGCTTCTTAAATATGATGAGATTGATAATGCACCGGAGGAAAAGGCTCGTGGTATTACTATTAATACTCGTCACTTGGAGTATCAGTCCGACAAGCGCCACTATGCGCACATTGACTGTCCCGGACACGCTGACTATGTTAAGAACATGATCACCGGCGCTGCTCAGATGGATGGTGCGATTCTTGTTGTTTCTGCTCCGGACTCGGTTATGCCTCAGACTAAAGAACACATCCTGCTTGCTCGTCAGGTTGGTGTTCCTTCTATTATTGTATTCCTTAACAAGGTTGACCTTGTTGATGATCCTGAGCTTATTGAATTGGTAGAAGAAGAGATTCGTGAAACACTCGAATCTTACGGCTTCCCCCGCGATACGCCGATTATCAAAGGTTCCGCATTTAAGGCGTTGGCTGACGGTGCTTCCGTTGAAGATACTGCTTGTATCGATGAGTTGCTGGAGACCATGGATAATTACTTCGCTGATCCTGTCCGTGATGATGCAAAGCCTTTCTTGATGCCGATTGAAGATATTTTCACGATTTCCGGACGTGGTACAGTTGTTACCGGACGTATCGAGCGTGGTGTTATCAACCTTAACGACGAAGTTGAAATTGTCGGTATTAAACCGACGAAGAAGACTGTTATTACCGGTATCGAAATGTTCAACAAGCTGCTTGATCAGGGTATGGCTGGTGATAACGTTGGTCTCTTGCTTCGTGGTGTTGATAAGAAAGAAGTTGAAAGAGGTCAGGTGTTGGCTAAGCCGGGTTCAATTCAGCCTCACACCAAGTTTGAAGCACAGATTTACGTTCTTTCGAAGGATGAAGGTGGTCGTCACAGCCCGTTCTTCTCAGGGTATCGTCCGCAGTTCTATTTCAGAACGACCGATATTACCGGAACCGTTACGCTGCCTGAGGGAGTTGATATGGTTAAGCCGGGTGATAATACTAAGATTATCGGTGAGCTGATCCATCCTATCGCTATGGATAAGGGGCTTAAGCTTGCTATTCGTGAAGGCGGCCGGACTATCGCCTCCGGACAGGTTACGGAGATTTTAGCGTAA
- the rplC gene encoding 50S ribosomal protein L3, with translation MVGLIGKKIGMTQLFDDEGRLTPVTVLQVVPNTVVAVKDADHFGYEAVVLGTGELKEGRVSKVYANQFAEGVAPVRLLKEFRGFDKEVTVGAKIGVEVLESVRYLDITAISKGKGFQGVVRRYGFGGGRASHGSKFHREPGSTGQCTSPGRSFKNVKMPGHMGAERVTVQNLRIEKIDPELGVVMVRGSVPGKKDAVVFLKSAVKRER, from the coding sequence ATGGTTGGTCTGATTGGTAAGAAAATCGGCATGACCCAGTTGTTTGATGACGAGGGGCGGCTGACACCTGTTACCGTTTTGCAAGTAGTACCGAATACGGTGGTCGCAGTAAAAGATGCGGATCATTTCGGTTATGAAGCGGTTGTGTTAGGAACGGGTGAATTAAAAGAAGGACGTGTTTCAAAGGTGTATGCAAATCAATTTGCAGAAGGTGTTGCGCCTGTTCGTCTTTTAAAAGAATTTAGAGGTTTTGATAAAGAAGTTACCGTTGGCGCAAAAATCGGCGTTGAGGTTTTGGAATCTGTCCGGTATCTTGATATTACCGCGATTTCAAAAGGAAAGGGCTTTCAGGGTGTTGTAAGGCGCTATGGTTTCGGCGGTGGACGTGCTTCTCACGGTTCAAAATTTCACCGTGAGCCCGGTTCGACAGGGCAGTGCACCAGCCCGGGGCGATCGTTTAAAAACGTTAAAATGCCCGGTCACATGGGTGCCGAACGAGTAACGGTACAGAATTTGCGGATTGAAAAAATAGATCCCGAATTGGGCGTCGTTATGGTACGTGGTTCCGTTCCCGGTAAAAAGGATGCGGTTGTGTTCCTTAAATCCGCTGTAAAACGGGAAAGATAA
- the rplD gene encoding 50S ribosomal protein L4 — protein sequence MEKKVYSIDGKELRTIELNDAVFGLPVNEDVIYYAITNELANMRVGTACTKGRAEVNGSNAKPYKQKGTGRARRGDKKSPLLIGGGTIFGPKPRDYSYAIPKKAKRLAMKSVLSLKAQDEDRLVVIEDFTVETGKTKDLVKILQSFVQDERTVLVLKDDDAMLKRAGRNIPTLSFLTYNRLRAHDLFYGRKVLMLESAAKNLSSFYAAEGAE from the coding sequence ATGGAAAAGAAAGTCTATTCGATTGATGGTAAGGAATTGCGGACAATTGAACTTAACGATGCAGTGTTTGGTTTGCCGGTAAATGAAGATGTCATTTACTATGCCATTACAAATGAATTAGCAAATATGCGTGTCGGTACGGCGTGTACAAAAGGTCGTGCTGAGGTAAACGGTTCTAATGCAAAGCCGTATAAGCAGAAGGGTACGGGACGTGCCCGTCGTGGTGATAAAAAATCACCGCTTCTAATCGGCGGCGGTACGATTTTTGGGCCGAAGCCGCGTGATTACAGCTATGCAATTCCGAAAAAAGCAAAGCGGTTGGCGATGAAGTCTGTTTTGAGCTTGAAAGCTCAGGATGAAGATCGTCTTGTTGTTATAGAAGATTTTACGGTTGAAACCGGTAAAACGAAAGATCTGGTGAAAATATTGCAGTCATTTGTTCAGGATGAGCGCACGGTGCTTGTTTTGAAAGATGATGATGCAATGTTGAAGCGTGCCGGAAGAAATATTCCTACGCTGTCGTTTTTAACGTATAACCGTTTGCGTGCGCACGATCTGTTTTATGGACGGAAAGTGCTGATGCTTGAGTCTGCTGCAAAAAATCTTTCGAGCTTTTATGCGGCTGAGGGGGCTGAGTAA
- a CDS encoding DUF4139 domain-containing protein → MKNMIFTILSAACIVGAAADPAKNFSADDIPLKKVTLYSSGVAHYVHEGTVAGSGNIALLFSPAQINDVLKSLVVMDPGAKSLAVNYQSEDTLRKTLESLKIDLSAATTLYDILKAQKGAEVELFTPHQIIGKILSVDKNSSKETDTFFISLAAKDGIHIIAFSDIQSFKFTDKKRNEDLNTALALILDASAKNRKKLDIKIDAQGERKIGLSYVMEAPVWKASYRLDMGTDKAAFQAWAIIDNSTDLDWKNITLTLTTGRPVGFTQNLYAPYYTYRPEVPLAIAQAAEAETFDSADRAVEYAAAMPLAEKRSAMMKKEAYGYTVAGYDEAEYDDLQEKNDSAYFENQAEAGNAGEMFAFTPSKPVTLERQQSTMIPLTLASLPAEKYSVFSSIPYNERVNPKFCISIENTSGLKLPAGPITVLDGGEYAGDALLEFLPEAEKRLIAYGDDIEVTGSKRADSTRTIETIKMTDGVMTTSYRQVQSTTYLIRNANKKERTVIVEHAKNAGFELTTKQALAETTANKYRFKFKAAGNTGTELKVEETRTYRSSQKIFDMNSNTFISYTTNSEIPDKVRKAFTSIITEKEKVTAAEKALKTLQDRQTEIGKEQDRVRRNLEAVGSESQQGRAFLTKLLKLETELDNLKTDIADATEQLTKAQQNFTAFVKSIKVD, encoded by the coding sequence ATGAAGAATATGATTTTTACGATTTTATCTGCTGCTTGTATAGTCGGCGCCGCAGCCGACCCTGCGAAAAACTTTAGTGCGGACGACATTCCGCTTAAAAAGGTAACGCTGTACTCATCGGGCGTTGCGCACTATGTGCATGAAGGGACGGTAGCCGGTTCGGGGAATATAGCGCTCTTGTTTTCACCCGCTCAAATTAACGATGTGCTGAAATCGCTTGTTGTGATGGATCCCGGTGCAAAAAGTTTAGCTGTCAATTATCAGTCCGAGGACACGCTGCGGAAAACGCTGGAAAGTTTAAAAATAGACCTTTCCGCCGCTACAACGCTCTACGATATTTTAAAAGCGCAAAAGGGCGCCGAAGTGGAACTGTTTACGCCTCATCAAATTATCGGAAAGATTTTAAGCGTCGATAAAAACAGCTCAAAAGAAACGGATACTTTCTTTATTTCGCTTGCGGCGAAAGACGGTATTCACATTATCGCTTTTTCAGACATTCAATCCTTTAAATTTACCGATAAAAAACGAAATGAAGATTTAAACACCGCTTTGGCGCTCATCCTCGACGCTTCGGCAAAGAACCGCAAAAAACTGGATATTAAAATCGATGCACAAGGTGAGCGGAAAATCGGTCTTTCTTATGTTATGGAAGCGCCGGTATGGAAAGCAAGCTATCGGCTCGACATGGGTACCGATAAAGCGGCGTTTCAGGCATGGGCGATTATCGACAATTCAACCGACCTTGACTGGAAGAATATTACGCTTACCCTCACAACGGGAAGGCCGGTCGGTTTTACGCAAAACCTCTATGCGCCTTACTATACCTATCGCCCCGAAGTGCCGCTTGCAATTGCACAAGCCGCCGAAGCGGAAACCTTTGATTCGGCTGATAGAGCTGTCGAATATGCCGCAGCAATGCCGCTTGCAGAAAAACGGTCGGCGATGATGAAAAAAGAGGCTTATGGTTATACCGTCGCAGGATATGACGAAGCGGAGTATGATGACTTACAGGAAAAAAACGATTCCGCCTATTTTGAAAATCAGGCCGAAGCCGGTAATGCGGGAGAGATGTTTGCCTTTACGCCGTCAAAACCCGTTACGCTTGAGCGGCAGCAAAGTACGATGATTCCGCTTACCCTTGCCTCTCTTCCTGCGGAAAAGTATTCGGTATTTTCATCCATTCCATACAACGAGCGTGTTAATCCTAAGTTCTGTATCAGTATTGAAAACACATCAGGCTTAAAACTTCCTGCCGGTCCCATTACGGTTCTTGACGGGGGTGAATATGCAGGCGATGCTCTTTTGGAGTTTTTACCCGAAGCCGAAAAACGTCTGATTGCCTACGGAGACGATATTGAAGTAACCGGTTCAAAGCGAGCCGACTCCACGAGGACAATCGAAACCATAAAGATGACTGACGGAGTGATGACAACTTCGTACCGGCAAGTTCAAAGCACAACCTACTTGATACGAAATGCCAATAAAAAAGAGAGAACCGTTATTGTCGAACACGCAAAAAACGCAGGGTTTGAGCTTACGACAAAACAAGCCCTTGCAGAAACGACTGCAAACAAATACCGGTTTAAATTTAAAGCTGCTGGGAACACCGGAACCGAACTAAAAGTAGAAGAAACACGCACCTACAGATCAAGTCAAAAAATATTCGATATGAATTCAAACACCTTTATTTCCTACACAACCAATTCCGAGATTCCCGACAAAGTGCGGAAGGCATTTACATCGATTATAACGGAAAAAGAAAAAGTGACCGCGGCAGAAAAAGCTTTGAAGACGTTGCAGGATCGTCAGACGGAAATCGGAAAGGAGCAAGATCGTGTACGTAGGAATC
- a CDS encoding 50S ribosomal protein L23: MQYTDVIIAPVLTEKSNEMREQRKYVFKVDPRSTKVQIKEAVRKLFNVKVLNCAVVNVDGKMRRVRYRAGKTASWKKAIVTLAEGESIKVFEGA, encoded by the coding sequence ATGCAATATACTGATGTTATTATAGCGCCTGTGCTTACGGAAAAATCAAACGAGATGCGTGAGCAGCGTAAATATGTTTTTAAGGTGGATCCGCGCTCTACAAAGGTGCAGATTAAGGAAGCAGTACGGAAGCTTTTTAATGTGAAAGTGCTTAATTGTGCTGTTGTAAACGTCGACGGAAAAATGCGTCGAGTTCGCTATCGGGCAGGTAAAACTGCAAGCTGGAAAAAAGCTATTGTGACGCTTGCTGAAGGCGAATCGATTAAAGTTTTTGAAGGTGCATAA